tctgtctctgcaagGTGTTTGGGGATAAAGACGATGATGGTTTCTACCACGGGGAGTCTGGTGGTCTGTCTGGTGTCGTGCCTAGTAACATGGTATCTGAGATCCCAGTGGATGATGACTACCTCAAGCATCAGCTCATGCAGCAGGGTTTCCTGCCGGTCGACCTCACCTGTACAggtatctctttctctcactctcgctcacactctctttctcactctctctctgaaataatttatataaaaaataatctGAGATTTCATAATGATGACAATGATCTGGTGTGCGTCCCAaaggcaacctattccctatatactgtagtgtactacttttgaccagggccctggtgaaaagtagtacactatatagggaatagggtgccatttgggatgcagtcctaGACTATGATGTAATCCTTCAACTCTTGACCTCTGTGTTTCCCATCAGATCCCAGTGAGGAGTCCAGCGTGCTAGATGACTTGGTCGTCCGCAGGATGGTGGCCATCTTTGAGTATGACCCTTGGGAAAGTTCCCCCAACATGGACAGCGACGTGAGTGTGGAACCAAATTCACTTTAACTTTCTTATTTTGGTTTTTTGAATTTAGTGAACTCCAATTCTGAGGTAATCCCAGTTATAGGGCCTTAATGTGCATATTACAGCTACACCAAATTAACAGTAACTTTTCCCCCAATCATTTTCTTGTAGGCTGAGCTCGCCTTCCGTGCAGGGGACATAATATATGTGTTTGGTGAGATGGATGAAGATGGATTCTATTATGTGAGTGCTGGACTGCATTAAGTAGTCTTTGGGGAAATTGAACCTTGTTTTCCATTGCTTGTATATCTAAATGACTACTGCTTTGCCAATGTCTAATCTCCATCCAGGGGGACCTTCATGGGCTGAGAGGTCTGGTGCCATCCAACTACCTGGAACCACTACCATGGGAATAGGATTAACAAGGAGCATCAGATACATGAGATTATGTCAAGAATCAGAATCAGATACAATGaacaaaacattattttcaaGGATATCTGAAGGGATATTACTGTGTCAAAAATCAAGATTTTGTCATATTTTTTCTTCTGCATAAATACTTGTGACCACAGAAATCTCCTTCAGGAGTTGGAATGATCATGGGATAGGGTTTTTATGAGCCGTGTGCAGGCCATCATGCACAGTAACGCAGTAGACAGATTTAGCTCTGTCCAAAGAAATCCTATGAACTACAAACCTTTTGTTGGACATTTTAAGGTGCAGTAAGATTGGCCAAAATAATGACTTCAAGGTTATCGTATTACATAATGCTTTGTCAGCAGCTAGGGTATTGTAGCcttaaaaatattatttttattctCACTTTGCTGACCGGGATGTATGTTGTAGCTATGCCTATATTTGCCTTACTACATCTTCCGGTTTAGAAAATACCCATGCACATTTTATAGTGAAAGCTGTGAGCAATCTTTCCTGTTAGAGAAATCATTTTCTTCCTTAGTACTATTTGTATGTTTATATACAATTGGTGTTGGTACATTTTTGTTCATGACCAACTGAGATTTTGACGGGAACATTGAGCACATTGAATGACGATATCTACAGTATGCAGAATTTAGCAGTACTATTAAATTGTTCATTTTCAGAAAATCGGTTTCATTCCCTTGTTCCTCTGTACCTCATGTTAGTGGGTTTAGAATTATACAGCGCAGGATCTTCATCAAAACCAGATGCTGAACACTGAAACAAGTGTAACTGAACAACCACTTTTACTATCAACTGCACTGTGATTGTTATTCAAATATCTACAATTGTAGAATGACCTTAACCCATGGAAAGCAAACCATGAAGAaacactatttatttattttcattagtACAATATTGCAATCAAATCTACTTTTATTTGAGAAACATGACTGAATACTTAACGGGAACTTAACGTTTATTCAGAGGACTGCATTTCTAGTACAAAAATGAAATACAACTTAAAAATAGACCATGGTCTCCAAGCTTTTCAGAATCTTTCATTGATGTCAATGGAGTCCCTGTAGTGTTTTCCTCCGTAGCCAACAGTACACTCATCCATAAAGTAGGAAACACTACACTGTGCAGAGGAGTTTAGTAGTACTCTCTACTTTATGGATGACTGCACTGTACATCAGTATCTTCTCGTTGCTGTGGCAGCTTCGTGTTTGGTTCTGCTCAGAGCCCCTCCTCagtccaatcagcagacaaatTCAAGACAGGAACTAACTAAATCATCAcaaaaacatttcaaaaaatgtGTTATACATTGCGGATGTGTAACAAAATGATCTAATAATTTATAAAAGTGCACTAAAATCGTCTCAAACAGTAGAACCAGTAAAATGTTACAATAGTTTTGTAATACATTGTCTTTACTGCCACCATACAGTAAACCTCTCCTATGTTTTATACAAAATGATATTCAATGAATATATCTCAGTCAGTATATCACACGGTCTTACCAGCTTTCTCTCCTCTATCCCAGCAGAAACAGAAGTGTGAACTAACAGTGGTGTTCTTATTTAGCCTCTTAGTCACGTGGTGTAAACCACAGGAAGAGGTCTAACAGTCCCTCTACAGcgatctctccttctgtctctgaGATACACCAACCAACCTACGCCCATATGGCccacatagacagacagatatCTTCACTGCTGACAgagtatgtgtcccaaatggctcccttttccctttacagtgcactacttttgatcagagcccattgagttctggacaaaagtagtgcactatataaggaatagtgtgccatttgggacacagccagagaCAGTGGTCCCCCCTTTTAAGGGCATGCAGAACATAACATCACCTACTAAAAATGAGCTACTTAGATATTGTGAAATTGATGCCTATTTTATTGATCCCTCTCAAATTGATTTGACATACTGATGTGCTGTCcatgttgactatagcctagagAAGAGATGAAAAGCTCAGGATGTGCTGAACCTTTTATGGGATTCACACAAAATATTGTTTTAGGCTTATAATAGAATAGAGCCACTATTAAAGGAGTGAAGTAGGGGTAAAAAGAACACGCATGTCTTATGAGGGTGTATCTCAGACATGGTATAATTCATTGATTCAGAATAAGTTTTTCCAAAAAAAGAGGAAGGTGCAGATATCAGCTTTTCATTGCTTTAAAAGATTTGATAGGATAGGTTACACTACTGCTTGTTCTCttgtcttacattttacatttgagtaatttactgtagcagacgctcttatccagtctTCTAATGCACTTTGCTAACAGACAGGAACACTGACACATACCTCTACCCAGTTTACAACAGCAGAAAGAGCTAAATGTaatagagtgagggaaaaaatatttgatcccctgctgattttgtatgtttgccaactgacaaagaaatgatcagtctataattttaatggtaggtttatttgaacagtgagagacagaataacaacaaaaaaatccagaaaaacgcatgtcaaaaatgttataaattgatttgcattttaacactcttaaagggagtgctactaatctcagtttgttacctggataaaagacacctgtccacagaagcaatcaatcaatcagattcttaactctccaccatggccaagaccaaagagctctccaaggatgtcagggacaagattgtagacctacacaaggctggaatgggctacaagaccatcgccaagcagcttggtgagaaggtgacaacagttggggcgattattcgcaaatggaagaaacacaaaataactgtcaatctccctcggcctgaggctccatgcaagatctcacctcgtggagttgcaatgatcatgagaacggtgaggaatcagcccagaactacacgggaggatcttgtcaatgatctcaaggctgctgggaccatagtcaccaagaaaacaattggtaacacattacgccgtgaaggactgaaatcctgcagcgcccgcaaggtccccctgctcaagaaagcacatatgcaggcccgtctgaagtttgccaatgaacatctgaatgattcagaggagaactgggtgaaagtgttgtggtcagatgagaccaaaatcgagctctttggcattaactcaattcgccgtgtttggaggaggaggaatgctgcctatgaccccaagaacaccatccccaacgtcaaacatggaggtggaaacatgctttgtgggtgtttttctgctaaggggacaggacaacttcaccgcatcaaagggacgatggacggggccatgtaccgtcaaatcttgggtgagaacctccttccctcagccagggcattgaaaatgggtcgtggatgggtattccagtatgacaatgacccaaaacacacggccaaggcaacaaaggagtggctcaagaagaagcacattaaggtcctggagtggcctagccagcctccagaccttaatcacatagaaaatctgtggagggagctgaaggttcgagttgccaaacgtcagcctcgaaaccttaatgacttggagaagatctgcaaagaggagtgggacaaaatccctcctgagatgtgtgcaaacctggtagccaactacaaaaaaacgtctgacctctgtgattgccaacaagggttttgccaccaagtactaagtcatgttttgcagaggggtcaaatacttatttccctcattaaaatgcaaatcaatttataacatttttgacgtgcgtttttctggatttttttgttgttaatctgtctctcactgttcaaataagcctaccattaaaattatagactgatcatgtctttgtcagtgggcaaatgtacaaaatcagcaggggatcaaatacttttttccctcactgtaggcacaACTGAAACTTGTGAGATGAGTTTTAAGTGAGATATGTCCTCTGTTGTCAAGACAACCTAAACCTCAGAGTCAAGTCAGGCGAGAAAGGAGGAAGTGGGGGATGGGTGGAAACTGTGTGTGCAAACTGTGCAATATATTTTTGTGAAATGTTGACAACACACAGCGATGCGTtccacacctacagtggggaaaaaaagtatttagtcagccaccaattgtgcaagttctcccacttaaaaagatgagagaggcctgtaattttcatcataggtacacgtcaactatgacagacaaaatgagaaaaaaaatccagaaaatcacattgtaggatttttaatgaatttatttgcaaattatggtggaaaataagtatttggtcacctacaaacaagcaagatttctggctctcacagacctgtaacttcttctttaagaggctcctctgtcctccactcgttacctgtattaatggcacctgtttgaacttgttatcagtataaaagacacctgtccacaacctcaaacagtcacactccaaactccactatggccaagaccaaagagctgtcaaaggacaccagaaacaaaattgtagacctgcaccaggctgggaagactgaatctgcaataggaaagcagcttggtttgaggaaatcaactgtgggagcaattattaggaaatggaagacatacaagaccactgataatctccctggatctggggctctacgcaagatctcaccccgtggggtcaaaatgatcacaagaacggtgagcaaaaatcctagaaccacacggggggacctagtgaatgacctgcagagagctgggaccaaagtaacaaagcctaccatcagtaacacactacgccgccagggactcaaatcctgcagtgccaggcgtgtccccctgcttaggcaagtacatgtccaggcccgtctgaagtttgctagagtgcatttggatgatccagaagaggattgggagaatgtcatatggtcagatgaaaacaaaatagaactttttggtaaaaactcaactcgtcgtgtttggaggacaaagaatgctgagttgcatccaaagaacaccatacctactgtgaagcatgggggtggaaacatcatgctttggggctgtttttctgcaaagggaccaggacgaccgatccgtgtaaaggaaagaatgaatggggccatgtatcatgagattttgagtgaaaacctccttccatcagcaagggcattgaagatgaaacgtggctgggtctttcagcatgacaatgatcccaaacacaccgcccaggcaacgaaggagtggcttcgtaagaagcatttcaaggtcctggagtggcctagccagtctccagatctcaaccccatagaaaatctttggagggagttgaaagtccgtgttgcccagcgacagccccaaaacatcactgctctagaggagatctgcatggaggaatgggccaaaataccagcaacagtgtgtgaaaaccttgtgaagacttacagaaaacgtttgacctgtgtcattgccaacaaagggtatataacaaagtattgagaaacttttgttattgaccaaatacttattttccaccataatttgcaactaaattcataaaaaatcctacaatgtgattctcattttgtctgtcatagttgacgtgtacctatgatgaaaattacaggcctctctcatctttttcagtgggagaacttgcacaattggtggctgactaaatactttccccccactgtacacccTACCTTTCCTTTATTTAGTTGAAGACACTTGAAGACCTACCATTTCTCTCACATTTAATGATTTCAATGGGCATCACTACTAgtatttcaacctccctacactgtaattacactgtatCTGCCTATGTAACTACCATGAaataacatacagtggcttgcgaaagtattcaccccccttggcatttgtcctattttgttgccttacaacctggaattaaaatggtttgtatcatttgatttacacaacatgcctaacactttgaaaatgcaaaatattttttattgtgaaacaaacaacaaataagacaaaaaaactgaaaacttgagcgtgcataactattcacccccccaaagtcaatactttgtagagccaccttttgcagcaattacagctacaagtctcttggggtatgtctctataagcttggcacatctagccactgggatttttgcccattcttcaagggaaaactgctccagctccttcaagttggatgggttccgctggtgtacagcaatctttaagtcataccacagattctcaattggattgaggtttgggctttgactaggccattccaagacatttatatgtttccctttaaaccactcaagtgctgctggaaggtgaacctccgtcccagtctcaaatctctggaagactgaaacaggtttccctcaagaatttccctgtatttagcgccatccatcattccttcaattctgaccagtttcccagtccctgccgatgaaaaacatccccacagcatgatgggggatggtgttctcgtgggtgatgagaggtgttgggtttgcgccagacatagcgttttccttggtggccaaaaagcttaattttattctcatctgactagagtaccttcttccatatgtttggggagtctcccacatgccttttggtgaacaccaaacgtgtttgcttatttttttctttaagcaatggcttttttctggccactcttccgtaaagcccagctctgtggagtgtacggcttaaagtggtcctatggacagatactccaatctccgctgtggaactttgcagctccttcagggttatcttttgtctctttgttgcctatctgattaatgccctccttgcctgatccatgagttttggtgggcggccctctcttggcaggtttgttgtggtgccatattctttcaattttttaataatggatttaatggtgctccgtgggattttcaaactttcagatttttttttataacccaaccctgatctgtacttctccacaactttgtccctgacctgtttggagagctccttggtcttcatggtgccacttgcttggtggtgcccattgcttagtggtgttgcagactctggggcctttcagaacaggtgtatatatactgagatcatgtgacacttagattgcacacaggtggactttatttaactaattatgtgacttctgaaggtaaatagttgcaccagatcttatttaggggcttcatagcaaagggggtgaatacatatgcacgcaccatttatttattgtttgtaatttttttcatttcacttcaccaatttggactattttgtgtatgtccattacatgaaatccaaataggaatccatttaaattacaggttgtaatgcaacaaaatagcaaaaacgccaagggggatgaatacttttgcaaggcactgtaggtattcTAGACACATGGTGAAGTTATGGTCCTTaagtagctctggtccagggcgttacGTGCGGCTTTAGCCTCCTTGAAGAAGTCCTATAGCAATAGCCAAACATGACAGTGAAGCTAGTAGATTATTCCCTTGGCTCAACGCACTGCAGTGCTATTTCTGTGTAACATGGGACTACTTAAGGTGAAATGGATAGTGTAGCCTAACTGTACCTAAACAAGAAGTGCCCTAAATGGAATCAGTGGCTATAATCCACAGGTTGTTGACTAGGGATTGATTGAATTATCCCTGATTAGACTAGTGTGACATTGTTAGGTGTGGGGTGTCCTGACTAGCCTGACCTGGCAATGGGAAGTATACAGTCTACAGAGTGGAAATTATATTTTCAGTCAAAGCACATGGTTATATGACCACATTTTCCCCTTATGTAACCGCTGAATCTGCCATTGCAGACATTTCTATTGTATCAATAATCTGAGAAGTGGGGGGGACTTCTGGGTGGAAATAAGTAAGTACTAACTTTGTGAGGGAGTTGTACAACTTGCATTACATTGCTTTCTGCAGTGTGGTGGTCAAAAATGATTAAGAAAGGAACGGAAAGTGTGCTCTGTTACCCATTACTGCCACTTGGTGGACTGTAGAACAAATTACATAAGATTAAATCAAAATAGCCTTTGTGCTGCGCTATTCTTAGTTAGTGTGAATAAAGTGAAGAAAAAACGATATGCTGATAGCTTTATAGCTTTAACTGATTTGGTACACAAAAATTACATGGATGTGCTTTGTTACCAGACAATATAGATCAGAGTTCCAGTGCTTTGATACTGATTCTCACCAGTTGTGTTGCTGGTTCTGTGGAAAGTACAGGTCACATAATGACATAGACCGTTCAATAACAATAGGACGTTTATGAGGTGAATTTAATATGAACAATAATGATGTGAAAAAAAAGGTAATAAGAGGGTAATAACAATGCTTGGATCAATGCCCTCTCAAGTATTATTTCAATACATAACAAAAAATAGATAAAATGTGCATTTTATGCTGTGTCCTTAAACACATTACCCCCTTGAATAAACTGTATCAACTATAATTTGGCAAGTAAAGTGAACTTGAAAGAGAACAACTGCATAGCAAAGCGAAATGCAAGCATTAGAGATTTTGACAATATTGGGCACTCTCTAACTCACTGATCCCCAAATCCAAAGGTCCTGGTATTTAGTTGGGCAGTGGGAGTCCAATGGCTGATATCACAGAGGTGATGAGTAGCAGAGTGCTGACTAAGACAACTTGACTTCCAGAGCGATACACCTGGCGACCATTCAACAGCTGGACTGGGCGATGGGTTCCCACCATAGGCTTTCCATCATCAAACTGAAGCTGAGAAAATGCAGCAAGCTGTAAGACACAAAGATTAAAACATGTTAGACCAGTGGCGCACCACAGTTTCGCTGGCCCCCCACAAGGTCTAAGCAAGGCCCCTACAATTCTTCCTACAATTCTAGCACATTTCCTGACAGCAGGTAATTGTATGATTGTACAGGTATACTGTCAGGTATAAAGGTGACATAGATGAGGTACAGTATAATGTCAAAGGTGATTCTGTAAAGCACCTGTTGCCTGCTGAGAGGAATTGTATTTTCAAACATCGTCCAGACGACAGCTTCTGCACAGGCGGGTGTGGTGAGAGAGCCCTGGTAGCGGAAGTAGCTGGTCATATTACCCCGAGAGGGGATGAGCATGTCCAGGGACACATCACTAAGGGTAGTGTTGGAGCCTAAAGGTGGACACAATAAAGACAATGGAAAATAAAtatacagtttttattgccaggaggtgtctgagaaaggcccgaaaaattgccaaagactccagccacccgagccatggacTGTCCTCCCTGCTCCCGTCTGATAGGCGGTACCGGCGCACCGGGTCTCGTACCAACAGGCTCTGAGACAGCTTCTttccccaggccataagactgttgaaTAGTTAACTACCCCTGCCCTCCCTCTTTTCCAGACTTTCCGCACTGACTACCTGCTCTGTCTCTATGCtcaaccacaggtctctaccactcaggcACACACACCTACACTGACACTCTTCTCATTCACACATACTCACAAcgacacacactcatgcacccACGCTCACACACTCagtactgacgccacacacatacagatgtaggatcttaatttgatcaccttgctgcaggagaactttcctgcaatgcaggacattttaaactttggtagcactttataataactccaTGTAATAAAGCATTTGTAAtggattagtaaatagtttattcatcatttattcatcattactcccacatttgtaaatgttcGTAACCTATTTAATAATGATTCAGAAGATAATTTATAAGATGTTTAATATACAGTAggtccttataaaccatttactagtCATTAGTTAAGTATTTTTGCATGGACTCATCTAAAGTGTGGGATACTTATACCTTAaaaatactttataaatgttttgagttCCAGTGTTCTGACcagaaaataaagttctgaagCGGTTCGAACCAAAAAGTTCCTTTTCGTTCCTTTTTTAAACTGTGAAATCAACATCATTTTTAGATTTAGCTAATTCATTTACTCCTCCAATTAGTGTCGATAGCGCAGCTTGCTGTGGAACAGGTAAGAGTTGTTTACATGTTTGATTGGTCAGATAAGTGCAGGCGCAAGATGCGACTGAAATTTCACAGATGGGGAGAGAGCGAAATGCTGCTTGGCTTGAAGCGCTGAACATCATGACATGACGTGAATTGGAACATGTTTACGCTATACTAGCATTATAACTTCACAAAATTAcagaataggcccttttcacgtgacgtcagacaacttccgttctgccgcgatgcaggttatgtttacatccggtgtcgcttaggaacgcttagctagtagcacatcattatggagttcacccagtccctttcacatctgccaccaatacgacttaacgacgtagaacgacttgctgacaagtggtcccttacttcaagatcgaagcttgataaaggctacaagttcttcgttgaaggttacctgtttgattatgaaggtacgtgtttatctttatttagcttaaattagccctatgctagcgaaggttatgagctgacgagtttctgttttgcagcctctttttaatattactgctgtttgtatcgaccgtaaaataagagtcagtaatgtattaatggctaatgctgcgccctttctcccaatcactgtattgaaacagtctcaagtgtagttaacggtgaggtgacagtgagagggcgatgttacaggtccatgaagaaaaatgaggaggctcatcggcttcaggtttctcagataaacagttctctaacattatgataagataggttaagatagataagttttctttttgttgtgttttgctgcggttgcagatttaataagaatgattccacaaagttccactgtggatcagtttgtttctcagtctgagctctgattttgtatcattaaacttaatacacaacgaaattcttacaaaccgatgtgggttgttgacggcaataaagactgggaaagattctgtgataactcaaaatgttcaaattttcgataagtgttggcactacttgtcaaaggtttcagaacagccaatttttcttaattaaaaaaaagaaattgggttttgaaaattgtgtacagtagtttataatgaaacgaGAAAAAATGTTTcgtaagtacagcactaattgttatgtctctatgaacaggttacactagactctgcagaggttcctgtggtactcaatcacatgtcatgttcctgctctgctgggaaagcactatgtaatcacatagtagcacttcttttcaaagtgctcactatgttaccatgggctttaagacagtgccattgcctctgtcatgcaccagcgcactgcagacctggcaccggcctaggacacaggtcagacattatttgttacactgatgcagaactttgcagtttgtattgacttttgacaatgtattgttcatcattattatatcacagggaattgtaccagaggccaccaatgatatggcggtgtgtaaaccagcggctaagaaaaaaacaagtgtcagagctggtgtgaagtgcacactgtaccgagcctatgatggtgagtctgaatgagcccccgcctgtactagagcacaaagactttagtgcatttctaaaataatacaaacataaaagtgattattatttgttactttttatatagactttcagtggatattttttatttgtattagaagcatgtacgagactggatgagtgtggttgtcttttttagtgaaaaagataaggtggcatttaatgaaatctaaacttgacatatctcactttcatgccagggcctattccggatcctcacgtcatggccagtgctgagaaactgaaagacatccgtccacaaccagggatttgcaaattgctgcacgggcttgagggccttaatttggtggactctaaatttggccctgtgccatttgggtctgtgctttcttaccagtgccctctagaattaagtagagatattattaaacaccctggtgccagtgagtttcctcagttgcctattgaaggttacaactttaaatttcccattgattttgagcccaactacatacaacaatgtcatttggacagcctgattgtgtc
The DNA window shown above is from Coregonus clupeaformis isolate EN_2021a chromosome 6, ASM2061545v1, whole genome shotgun sequence and carries:
- the si:ch211-105f12.2 gene encoding RIMS-binding protein 2-like — its product is MEGMLGVDVFLYPDGLRIATPEDIRQWELETASQVSSQVSQEPPVRLFVALFPYNPAAMSPNPETAAEELPFVPGQIIKVFGDKDDDGFYHGESGGLSGVVPSNMVSEIPVDDDYLKHQLMQQGFLPVDLTCTDPSEESSVLDDLVVRRMVAIFEYDPWESSPNMDSDAELAFRAGDIIYVFGEMDEDGFYYGDLHGLRGLVPSNYLEPLPWE